From the Amblyraja radiata isolate CabotCenter1 chromosome 14, sAmbRad1.1.pri, whole genome shotgun sequence genome, one window contains:
- the kctd4 gene encoding BTB/POZ domain-containing protein KCTD4 isoform X2: MEGKINKKETHDEGKSNNTENYLQKGKNCKVITINVGGHLYTMQRHTLTQYVDSLPEALISGKIQNTVDADGNYFIDRDGLLFRHVLNFLRNGELLLPEGFQEIRLLAKEAEFYQIKPLIEALKTKSANMQTASEATFLEIIDSHDRSHGLKIYCNSSDFIARIKSRIIQVSKSRLDGFPEEFVVSSHVIKFKFFIKSESGARLVLKEDNTFVCTLETLKFEAIMMALKSDFKLLTSLDSSKGSIVQSDALHFLK, from the coding sequence ATGGAAGGGAAGATCAATAAGAAAGAAACTCATGATGAAGGAAAATCTAACAATACAGAAAACTACCTGCAAAAGGGCAAGAACTGTAAGGTGATCACAATTAATGTTGGTGGGCATCTATACACAATGCAGAGACATACATTAACACAGTATGTTGATTCCTTGCCAGAAGCTTTAATCAGTGGCAAAATTCAGAATACTGTTGATGCAGATGGGAACTACTTCATTGACCGTGATGGCTTGCTGTTCAGGCATGTCCTTAATTTCCTACGAAATGGTGAGCTTCTCTTACCGGAAGGATTTCAAGAGATTCGACTTTTAGCAAAGGAGGCAGAATTTTATCAGATAAAGCCTCTAATAGAAGCTCTGAAAACCAAGTCAGCAAATATGCAAACAGCATCAGAAGCTACGTTCCTAGAAATAATCGACAGTCATGATCGCTCTCATGGCCTCAAAATCTACTGTAATTCTTCAGATTTCATTGCAAGGATCAAGTCTCGCATTATTCAAGTGTCAAAAAGCCGTCTAGATGGATTTCCTGAGGAATTTGTTGTCTCATCACATGTCATCAAGTTTAAGTTCTTCATTAAATCTGAAAGTGGGGCACGTCTGGTTCTCAAGGAAGACAACACATTTGTTTGCACCCTGGAGACTCTAAAGTTTGAGGCCATCATGATGGCTTTAAAAAGTGACTTTAAGTTGCTGACCAGCTTGGATAGCTCCAAGGGATCAATTGTACAGAGTGATGCACTTCATTTTCTTAAGTAA